One genomic window of Eptesicus fuscus isolate TK198812 chromosome 6, DD_ASM_mEF_20220401, whole genome shotgun sequence includes the following:
- the CHAF1A gene encoding chromatin assembly factor 1 subunit A isoform X1, whose product MLEEPECGVPGARGASAVMDCKDRPAFPVKKLIQARLPFKRLNLAPKEKTKDRLDNIRSSPSAPVQSQVPDVETSLDNLENSFHMGSDIDFRPKLVNGKGPLDNFLKSRVKTSTDETTVIIDLTEDSSDQPDDVSTYNKLNSAACPSLEEAVNRVREEAGDEGGLPKASQKDELTLSEETLLDIPCKTEEEGAGSGGTERRGDAQGASQSCPQLTDGPRTCSEKDQDGWSEAGGILFKGKVPVVLLQDILSIKPGAKSPTIPLDQGTPSRREVLESSHGEDSVLSHSSPSSSSPTSSPEGWRASKSQHNGPSTFPTLTPVRRITKKLVKDSVEKNKMRLQRDKERLGKQLKLQAEKEEKEKLKEEAKRAKEEARRRREEEKELKEKERREKREKEEKEKAEKQRLKEERRKERQEALEAKLEEKRKKEEEKRLREEEKRIKAEKAEITRFFQKPKTPQAPKTLAGSCGKFAPFEIKENMVLAPFCRTTFDQDLCDQLDQLMQQQSGDFSFLKDLKGRRPLRSGPTVVSNRNADIFNSDVVIVESSKVDGIPERKKFGRMKLLQFSENHRPAYWGTWNKTTTVIHPRDPWAQDRKLLDYEVDSDDEWEEEEPGESLSHSEGDDDDEVEDEDEDDGFFVPHGYLSEDEGVTEECADPENHKVRQKLKAKEWDEFLAKGKRFRVLQPVKIGCIWAADKDGSSDLKVLEQFTACLLETVLPEEEQTPKASKRKKRDQHILAQLLPLLHGNVNGSKVIIREYQECCRQGLLGKDTSSPESSSASPPSPGSSRPQTPTTSEDNAVPSKARLKRIISENSVYEKRPDFRMCWYVHSQVLKSFDQEHLPVPCQWSYVTMVPSATREDSGSTPTPGPSQGTPISLKRKSAGSMCITQFMKKRRHDGQVGAGDLDGFQADTEEEEEEDGDCAMMDISDIAEVQDPCVTTPRAGRPVGMDTSESPTPSNSLSPS is encoded by the exons ATGCTGGAGGAGCCCGAGTGCGGGGTTCCGGGCGCCAGGGGAGCGTCCGCAG TAATGGACTGCAAAGACAGACCAGCTTTTCCAGTCAAGAAGTTAATACAAG CTCGTCTGCCCTTCAAGCGCCTGAATCTTGCCCCAAAGGAGAAAACCAAGGACAGATTGGACAACATAAGAAGCTCTCCAAGTGCTCCTGTACAAAGTCAAGTCCCCGATGTAGAAACCTCTTTGGACAACTTGGAGAACAGTTTTCATATGGGTTCTGACATAGATTTTAGACCAAAACTTGTCAATGGGAAGGGTCCCttagataactttttaaaaagtagagtcAAAACCAGTACTGATGAGACCACAGTCATCATTGATTTGACAGAGGACTCAAGTGACCAACCAGACGACGTTTCAACCTACAATAAACTAAATTCTGCAGCCTGTCCCTCCTTGGAGGAGGCTGTAAATAGGGTCAGAGAAGAAGCTGGAGATGAGGGGGGGCTGCCGAAGGCTAGTCAGAAGGACGAGCTAACATTATCTGAAGAGACCCTTTTAGACATTCCATGCAAAACAGAGGAGGAGGGTGCTGGCTCAGGgggcacagagaggagaggagacgcACAGGGAGCATCTCAGAGCTGCCCCCAGTTGACAGATGGTCCGAGAACGTGCTCAGAGAAGGACCAGGACGGTTGGAGCGAAGCTGGAGGCATCTTGTTCAAAGGGAAGGTGCCGGTGGTGCTCTTGCAGGATATCCTGAGTATAAAACCTGGAGCCAAGTCTCCAACCATCCCTCTGGACCAGGGTACGCCCTCCCGGAGGGAAGTGCTAGAGTCTAGCCACGGAGAAGACTCTGTTCTCAGCCATTCCTCCCCGAGTTCTTCCTCTCCTACCAGCTCACCTGAAGGGTGGCGTGCTTCCAAAAGTCAGCACAACGGTCCCAGTACCTTCCCCACCCTCACACCTGTCCGAAGA ATAACTAAGAAATTGGTCAAAGATTCTGTCGAGAAGAACAAGATGAGACTACAAAGA GATAAGGAGCGTTTGGGCAAGCAGCTGAAGTTACAGGccgaaaaagaagaaaaggagaagctaaaggaggaggccaagcgtgccaaggaagaagccaggagaaggagagaggaagagaaagagctaaaggagaaggagaggcgtgaaaaaagggagaaggaagaaaaggagaaggctGAGAAGCAGCGACTCAAGGAGGAGCGGCGTAAGGAGCGGCAGGAGGCCCTGGA GGCTAAgctggaggagaagaggaaaaaggaagaggagaaacggctgagagaagaagaaaag CGCATTAAAGCAGAGAAAGCTGAAATCACGAGGTTCTTCCAGAAACCAAAGACTCCACAGGCCCCCAAG ACGCTGGCCGGCTCCTGTGGGAAGTTTGCCCCTTTTGAAATTAAAGAGAACATGGTCCTCGCCCCTTTTTGTCGGACCACCTTTGACCAAGACCTCTGTGATCAGTTAGACCAGCTCATGCAGCAACAGAGTGGCGACTTCTCCTTCCTAAAAGATCTAAAAGGCCGGCGGCCCCTCAGATCTGGACCCACTGTGGTTTCTAACCGGAATGCGGACATTTTTAACAG TGATGTGGTGATAGTGGAAAGCAGCAAAGTAGATGGCATTCCTGAGAGGAAGAAGTTTGGCAGGATGAAGCTCCTGCAGTTTTCTGAGAATCACCGACCAGCATATTGGGGGACATGGAATAAGACGACGACGGTCATCCATCCAAGGGACCCCTGGGCCCAAGACAGG AAGCTCCTGGACTACGAGGTGGACAGTGATGACgagtgggaagaggaggagccaggagagTCTCTCTCTCACAGTGAAGGG gatgatgatgatgaagtagAAGATGAAGATGAGGATGATGGTTTTTTCGTGCCTCATGGGTATCTGTCTGAGGATGAGGGAGTAACTGAG GAGTGTGCTGACCCTGAGAACCACAAGGTCCGCCAGAAGCTGAAGGCCAAGGAATGGGACGAGTTTTTAGCCAAGGGGAAGCGGTTCCGCGTGCTCCAGCCCGTGAAGATTGGCTGCATCTGGGCGGCGGACAAGGATGGCAGCTCCGACCTGAAGGTGCTAGAGCAGTTCACGGCATGCCTTCTAGAGACAGTTCTCCCGGAGGAGGAGCAGACACCTAAGGCCtccaagagaaagaagagggaccAGCACA tcTTGGCCCAGTTGCTCCCGCTGCTGCATGGGAATGTGAATGGAAGCAAAGTGATCATCCGGGAATACCAGGAATGCTGCCGCCAAGGACTGCTTGGCAAGGACACTAGCAGTCCTGAGAGCAGCTCCGCCAGCCCTCCAAGCCCTGGCTCTTCCCGCCCGCAGACCCCCACCACCAGCGAGGACAATGCCGTCCCCTCCAAGGCCAGGCTCAAACGTATTATTTCTGAGAACTCGGTGTATGAGAAGAGGCCTGATTTCAGGATGTGCTGGTACGTCCACTCACAGGTGCTGAAGAGCTTTGATCAGGAGCACCTGCCCGTGCCGTGCCAGTGGAGTTATGTCACTATGGTGCCCTCAGCTACCAGGGAGGACAGtggcagcacccccaccccagggcccagccaggggacACCCATCTCGCTGAAGAGGAAGTCAGCAGGAAGCATGTGCATCACTCAGTTCATGAAGAAGCGCAGGCATGAtgggcag GTCGGAGCTGGGGACCTGGATGGCTTCCAGGCagacacagaggaggaggaggaagaggatggtgACTGTGCGATGATGGACATCTCGGATATTGCTG AGGTCCAGGACCCTTGTGTAACCACTCCCAGAGCTGGAAGGCCTGTGGGAATGGACACCAGCGAGAGCCCCACGCCCTCCAACTCACTCAGCCCCTCCTGA
- the CHAF1A gene encoding chromatin assembly factor 1 subunit A isoform X3, producing MFVMDCKDRPAFPVKKLIQARLPFKRLNLAPKEKTKDRLDNIRSSPSAPVQSQVPDVETSLDNLENSFHMGSDIDFRPKLVNGKGPLDNFLKSRVKTSTDETTVIIDLTEDSSDQPDDVSTYNKLNSAACPSLEEAVNRVREEAGDEGGLPKASQKDELTLSEETLLDIPCKTEEEGAGSGGTERRGDAQGASQSCPQLTDGPRTCSEKDQDGWSEAGGILFKGKVPVVLLQDILSIKPGAKSPTIPLDQGTPSRREVLESSHGEDSVLSHSSPSSSSPTSSPEGWRASKSQHNGPSTFPTLTPVRRITKKLVKDSVEKNKMRLQRDKERLGKQLKLQAEKEEKEKLKEEAKRAKEEARRRREEEKELKEKERREKREKEEKEKAEKQRLKEERRKERQEALEAKLEEKRKKEEEKRLREEEKRIKAEKAEITRFFQKPKTPQAPKTLAGSCGKFAPFEIKENMVLAPFCRTTFDQDLCDQLDQLMQQQSGDFSFLKDLKGRRPLRSGPTVVSNRNADIFNSDVVIVESSKVDGIPERKKFGRMKLLQFSENHRPAYWGTWNKTTTVIHPRDPWAQDRKLLDYEVDSDDEWEEEEPGESLSHSEGDDDDEVEDEDEDDGFFVPHGYLSEDEGVTEECADPENHKVRQKLKAKEWDEFLAKGKRFRVLQPVKIGCIWAADKDGSSDLKVLEQFTACLLETVLPEEEQTPKASKRKKRDQHILAQLLPLLHGNVNGSKVIIREYQECCRQGLLGKDTSSPESSSASPPSPGSSRPQTPTTSEDNAVPSKARLKRIISENSVYEKRPDFRMCWYVHSQVLKSFDQEHLPVPCQWSYVTMVPSATREDSGSTPTPGPSQGTPISLKRKSAGSMCITQFMKKRRHDGQVGAGDLDGFQADTEEEEEEDGDCAMMDISDIAEVQDPCVTTPRAGRPVGMDTSESPTPSNSLSPS from the exons ATGTTCG TAATGGACTGCAAAGACAGACCAGCTTTTCCAGTCAAGAAGTTAATACAAG CTCGTCTGCCCTTCAAGCGCCTGAATCTTGCCCCAAAGGAGAAAACCAAGGACAGATTGGACAACATAAGAAGCTCTCCAAGTGCTCCTGTACAAAGTCAAGTCCCCGATGTAGAAACCTCTTTGGACAACTTGGAGAACAGTTTTCATATGGGTTCTGACATAGATTTTAGACCAAAACTTGTCAATGGGAAGGGTCCCttagataactttttaaaaagtagagtcAAAACCAGTACTGATGAGACCACAGTCATCATTGATTTGACAGAGGACTCAAGTGACCAACCAGACGACGTTTCAACCTACAATAAACTAAATTCTGCAGCCTGTCCCTCCTTGGAGGAGGCTGTAAATAGGGTCAGAGAAGAAGCTGGAGATGAGGGGGGGCTGCCGAAGGCTAGTCAGAAGGACGAGCTAACATTATCTGAAGAGACCCTTTTAGACATTCCATGCAAAACAGAGGAGGAGGGTGCTGGCTCAGGgggcacagagaggagaggagacgcACAGGGAGCATCTCAGAGCTGCCCCCAGTTGACAGATGGTCCGAGAACGTGCTCAGAGAAGGACCAGGACGGTTGGAGCGAAGCTGGAGGCATCTTGTTCAAAGGGAAGGTGCCGGTGGTGCTCTTGCAGGATATCCTGAGTATAAAACCTGGAGCCAAGTCTCCAACCATCCCTCTGGACCAGGGTACGCCCTCCCGGAGGGAAGTGCTAGAGTCTAGCCACGGAGAAGACTCTGTTCTCAGCCATTCCTCCCCGAGTTCTTCCTCTCCTACCAGCTCACCTGAAGGGTGGCGTGCTTCCAAAAGTCAGCACAACGGTCCCAGTACCTTCCCCACCCTCACACCTGTCCGAAGA ATAACTAAGAAATTGGTCAAAGATTCTGTCGAGAAGAACAAGATGAGACTACAAAGA GATAAGGAGCGTTTGGGCAAGCAGCTGAAGTTACAGGccgaaaaagaagaaaaggagaagctaaaggaggaggccaagcgtgccaaggaagaagccaggagaaggagagaggaagagaaagagctaaaggagaaggagaggcgtgaaaaaagggagaaggaagaaaaggagaaggctGAGAAGCAGCGACTCAAGGAGGAGCGGCGTAAGGAGCGGCAGGAGGCCCTGGA GGCTAAgctggaggagaagaggaaaaaggaagaggagaaacggctgagagaagaagaaaag CGCATTAAAGCAGAGAAAGCTGAAATCACGAGGTTCTTCCAGAAACCAAAGACTCCACAGGCCCCCAAG ACGCTGGCCGGCTCCTGTGGGAAGTTTGCCCCTTTTGAAATTAAAGAGAACATGGTCCTCGCCCCTTTTTGTCGGACCACCTTTGACCAAGACCTCTGTGATCAGTTAGACCAGCTCATGCAGCAACAGAGTGGCGACTTCTCCTTCCTAAAAGATCTAAAAGGCCGGCGGCCCCTCAGATCTGGACCCACTGTGGTTTCTAACCGGAATGCGGACATTTTTAACAG TGATGTGGTGATAGTGGAAAGCAGCAAAGTAGATGGCATTCCTGAGAGGAAGAAGTTTGGCAGGATGAAGCTCCTGCAGTTTTCTGAGAATCACCGACCAGCATATTGGGGGACATGGAATAAGACGACGACGGTCATCCATCCAAGGGACCCCTGGGCCCAAGACAGG AAGCTCCTGGACTACGAGGTGGACAGTGATGACgagtgggaagaggaggagccaggagagTCTCTCTCTCACAGTGAAGGG gatgatgatgatgaagtagAAGATGAAGATGAGGATGATGGTTTTTTCGTGCCTCATGGGTATCTGTCTGAGGATGAGGGAGTAACTGAG GAGTGTGCTGACCCTGAGAACCACAAGGTCCGCCAGAAGCTGAAGGCCAAGGAATGGGACGAGTTTTTAGCCAAGGGGAAGCGGTTCCGCGTGCTCCAGCCCGTGAAGATTGGCTGCATCTGGGCGGCGGACAAGGATGGCAGCTCCGACCTGAAGGTGCTAGAGCAGTTCACGGCATGCCTTCTAGAGACAGTTCTCCCGGAGGAGGAGCAGACACCTAAGGCCtccaagagaaagaagagggaccAGCACA tcTTGGCCCAGTTGCTCCCGCTGCTGCATGGGAATGTGAATGGAAGCAAAGTGATCATCCGGGAATACCAGGAATGCTGCCGCCAAGGACTGCTTGGCAAGGACACTAGCAGTCCTGAGAGCAGCTCCGCCAGCCCTCCAAGCCCTGGCTCTTCCCGCCCGCAGACCCCCACCACCAGCGAGGACAATGCCGTCCCCTCCAAGGCCAGGCTCAAACGTATTATTTCTGAGAACTCGGTGTATGAGAAGAGGCCTGATTTCAGGATGTGCTGGTACGTCCACTCACAGGTGCTGAAGAGCTTTGATCAGGAGCACCTGCCCGTGCCGTGCCAGTGGAGTTATGTCACTATGGTGCCCTCAGCTACCAGGGAGGACAGtggcagcacccccaccccagggcccagccaggggacACCCATCTCGCTGAAGAGGAAGTCAGCAGGAAGCATGTGCATCACTCAGTTCATGAAGAAGCGCAGGCATGAtgggcag GTCGGAGCTGGGGACCTGGATGGCTTCCAGGCagacacagaggaggaggaggaagaggatggtgACTGTGCGATGATGGACATCTCGGATATTGCTG AGGTCCAGGACCCTTGTGTAACCACTCCCAGAGCTGGAAGGCCTGTGGGAATGGACACCAGCGAGAGCCCCACGCCCTCCAACTCACTCAGCCCCTCCTGA
- the CHAF1A gene encoding chromatin assembly factor 1 subunit A isoform X2 translates to MVRASLVMDCKDRPAFPVKKLIQARLPFKRLNLAPKEKTKDRLDNIRSSPSAPVQSQVPDVETSLDNLENSFHMGSDIDFRPKLVNGKGPLDNFLKSRVKTSTDETTVIIDLTEDSSDQPDDVSTYNKLNSAACPSLEEAVNRVREEAGDEGGLPKASQKDELTLSEETLLDIPCKTEEEGAGSGGTERRGDAQGASQSCPQLTDGPRTCSEKDQDGWSEAGGILFKGKVPVVLLQDILSIKPGAKSPTIPLDQGTPSRREVLESSHGEDSVLSHSSPSSSSPTSSPEGWRASKSQHNGPSTFPTLTPVRRITKKLVKDSVEKNKMRLQRDKERLGKQLKLQAEKEEKEKLKEEAKRAKEEARRRREEEKELKEKERREKREKEEKEKAEKQRLKEERRKERQEALEAKLEEKRKKEEEKRLREEEKRIKAEKAEITRFFQKPKTPQAPKTLAGSCGKFAPFEIKENMVLAPFCRTTFDQDLCDQLDQLMQQQSGDFSFLKDLKGRRPLRSGPTVVSNRNADIFNSDVVIVESSKVDGIPERKKFGRMKLLQFSENHRPAYWGTWNKTTTVIHPRDPWAQDRKLLDYEVDSDDEWEEEEPGESLSHSEGDDDDEVEDEDEDDGFFVPHGYLSEDEGVTEECADPENHKVRQKLKAKEWDEFLAKGKRFRVLQPVKIGCIWAADKDGSSDLKVLEQFTACLLETVLPEEEQTPKASKRKKRDQHILAQLLPLLHGNVNGSKVIIREYQECCRQGLLGKDTSSPESSSASPPSPGSSRPQTPTTSEDNAVPSKARLKRIISENSVYEKRPDFRMCWYVHSQVLKSFDQEHLPVPCQWSYVTMVPSATREDSGSTPTPGPSQGTPISLKRKSAGSMCITQFMKKRRHDGQVGAGDLDGFQADTEEEEEEDGDCAMMDISDIAEVQDPCVTTPRAGRPVGMDTSESPTPSNSLSPS, encoded by the exons ATGGTCAGGGCAAGTCTAG TAATGGACTGCAAAGACAGACCAGCTTTTCCAGTCAAGAAGTTAATACAAG CTCGTCTGCCCTTCAAGCGCCTGAATCTTGCCCCAAAGGAGAAAACCAAGGACAGATTGGACAACATAAGAAGCTCTCCAAGTGCTCCTGTACAAAGTCAAGTCCCCGATGTAGAAACCTCTTTGGACAACTTGGAGAACAGTTTTCATATGGGTTCTGACATAGATTTTAGACCAAAACTTGTCAATGGGAAGGGTCCCttagataactttttaaaaagtagagtcAAAACCAGTACTGATGAGACCACAGTCATCATTGATTTGACAGAGGACTCAAGTGACCAACCAGACGACGTTTCAACCTACAATAAACTAAATTCTGCAGCCTGTCCCTCCTTGGAGGAGGCTGTAAATAGGGTCAGAGAAGAAGCTGGAGATGAGGGGGGGCTGCCGAAGGCTAGTCAGAAGGACGAGCTAACATTATCTGAAGAGACCCTTTTAGACATTCCATGCAAAACAGAGGAGGAGGGTGCTGGCTCAGGgggcacagagaggagaggagacgcACAGGGAGCATCTCAGAGCTGCCCCCAGTTGACAGATGGTCCGAGAACGTGCTCAGAGAAGGACCAGGACGGTTGGAGCGAAGCTGGAGGCATCTTGTTCAAAGGGAAGGTGCCGGTGGTGCTCTTGCAGGATATCCTGAGTATAAAACCTGGAGCCAAGTCTCCAACCATCCCTCTGGACCAGGGTACGCCCTCCCGGAGGGAAGTGCTAGAGTCTAGCCACGGAGAAGACTCTGTTCTCAGCCATTCCTCCCCGAGTTCTTCCTCTCCTACCAGCTCACCTGAAGGGTGGCGTGCTTCCAAAAGTCAGCACAACGGTCCCAGTACCTTCCCCACCCTCACACCTGTCCGAAGA ATAACTAAGAAATTGGTCAAAGATTCTGTCGAGAAGAACAAGATGAGACTACAAAGA GATAAGGAGCGTTTGGGCAAGCAGCTGAAGTTACAGGccgaaaaagaagaaaaggagaagctaaaggaggaggccaagcgtgccaaggaagaagccaggagaaggagagaggaagagaaagagctaaaggagaaggagaggcgtgaaaaaagggagaaggaagaaaaggagaaggctGAGAAGCAGCGACTCAAGGAGGAGCGGCGTAAGGAGCGGCAGGAGGCCCTGGA GGCTAAgctggaggagaagaggaaaaaggaagaggagaaacggctgagagaagaagaaaag CGCATTAAAGCAGAGAAAGCTGAAATCACGAGGTTCTTCCAGAAACCAAAGACTCCACAGGCCCCCAAG ACGCTGGCCGGCTCCTGTGGGAAGTTTGCCCCTTTTGAAATTAAAGAGAACATGGTCCTCGCCCCTTTTTGTCGGACCACCTTTGACCAAGACCTCTGTGATCAGTTAGACCAGCTCATGCAGCAACAGAGTGGCGACTTCTCCTTCCTAAAAGATCTAAAAGGCCGGCGGCCCCTCAGATCTGGACCCACTGTGGTTTCTAACCGGAATGCGGACATTTTTAACAG TGATGTGGTGATAGTGGAAAGCAGCAAAGTAGATGGCATTCCTGAGAGGAAGAAGTTTGGCAGGATGAAGCTCCTGCAGTTTTCTGAGAATCACCGACCAGCATATTGGGGGACATGGAATAAGACGACGACGGTCATCCATCCAAGGGACCCCTGGGCCCAAGACAGG AAGCTCCTGGACTACGAGGTGGACAGTGATGACgagtgggaagaggaggagccaggagagTCTCTCTCTCACAGTGAAGGG gatgatgatgatgaagtagAAGATGAAGATGAGGATGATGGTTTTTTCGTGCCTCATGGGTATCTGTCTGAGGATGAGGGAGTAACTGAG GAGTGTGCTGACCCTGAGAACCACAAGGTCCGCCAGAAGCTGAAGGCCAAGGAATGGGACGAGTTTTTAGCCAAGGGGAAGCGGTTCCGCGTGCTCCAGCCCGTGAAGATTGGCTGCATCTGGGCGGCGGACAAGGATGGCAGCTCCGACCTGAAGGTGCTAGAGCAGTTCACGGCATGCCTTCTAGAGACAGTTCTCCCGGAGGAGGAGCAGACACCTAAGGCCtccaagagaaagaagagggaccAGCACA tcTTGGCCCAGTTGCTCCCGCTGCTGCATGGGAATGTGAATGGAAGCAAAGTGATCATCCGGGAATACCAGGAATGCTGCCGCCAAGGACTGCTTGGCAAGGACACTAGCAGTCCTGAGAGCAGCTCCGCCAGCCCTCCAAGCCCTGGCTCTTCCCGCCCGCAGACCCCCACCACCAGCGAGGACAATGCCGTCCCCTCCAAGGCCAGGCTCAAACGTATTATTTCTGAGAACTCGGTGTATGAGAAGAGGCCTGATTTCAGGATGTGCTGGTACGTCCACTCACAGGTGCTGAAGAGCTTTGATCAGGAGCACCTGCCCGTGCCGTGCCAGTGGAGTTATGTCACTATGGTGCCCTCAGCTACCAGGGAGGACAGtggcagcacccccaccccagggcccagccaggggacACCCATCTCGCTGAAGAGGAAGTCAGCAGGAAGCATGTGCATCACTCAGTTCATGAAGAAGCGCAGGCATGAtgggcag GTCGGAGCTGGGGACCTGGATGGCTTCCAGGCagacacagaggaggaggaggaagaggatggtgACTGTGCGATGATGGACATCTCGGATATTGCTG AGGTCCAGGACCCTTGTGTAACCACTCCCAGAGCTGGAAGGCCTGTGGGAATGGACACCAGCGAGAGCCCCACGCCCTCCAACTCACTCAGCCCCTCCTGA